From a region of the Fischerella sp. JS2 genome:
- a CDS encoding glycoside hydrolase family 57 protein, with translation MAIGYVALVLHAHLPFVRHPESDYVLEEEWLYEAITETYIPLLRVFEGLKRDGIDFKITMSMTPPLVSMLRDPLLQERYDEHLAKLEELVELEIEHNTHNGHIKYLAEHYASEFNATRKIWEQYKGDLVTAFKQYQDTNNLEIITCGATHGYLPLMKMYPQAVWAQLKVASEHYEENFGCPPRGIWLPECAYYEGLERMLADVGLRYFLIDGHGILYARPRPRFGTYAPIFTETGVAAFGRDHESSQQVWSSEVGYPGAPEYREFYKDLGWEAEYEYIKPYIMPNGQRKNTGIKYHKITGRGLGLADKALYDPYWAREKAAEHAGNFMYNREQQVGHLYGIMQRPPIVVSPYDAELFGHWWYEGPWFIDYLFRKSWYDQQTYQMTHLADYLRAQPHQQVCRPSQSSWGFKGFHEYWLNETNAWIYPHLHKAAERMIELSKREAADELEWKALNQAARELLLAQSSDWAFIMRTGTMVPYAVRRTRSHLMRFNKLYEDINIGKIDSGWLEKVELMDNIFPSINYRVYRPL, from the coding sequence ATGGCTATCGGCTACGTTGCGCTAGTACTCCATGCTCATCTGCCCTTTGTCCGGCATCCAGAAAGTGACTATGTACTGGAGGAAGAATGGCTTTATGAAGCCATTACAGAAACTTATATTCCCTTACTACGAGTTTTTGAAGGGTTAAAGCGAGACGGTATAGACTTCAAAATCACTATGAGTATGACACCACCTCTGGTGTCAATGCTACGTGATCCGTTACTACAAGAACGCTACGACGAACACTTAGCAAAGTTGGAAGAACTTGTAGAACTGGAAATTGAGCATAACACTCATAACGGTCATATTAAATATTTAGCCGAACATTATGCCAGTGAATTTAATGCCACGAGAAAAATCTGGGAGCAATATAAAGGTGACTTAGTAACAGCTTTTAAGCAGTACCAAGATACAAACAATCTCGAAATCATCACATGCGGTGCTACCCACGGTTATCTACCACTGATGAAAATGTATCCCCAAGCTGTGTGGGCGCAGTTAAAGGTAGCCTCTGAACACTATGAAGAAAATTTTGGATGTCCGCCTAGAGGAATTTGGCTGCCTGAATGTGCCTACTATGAAGGCTTAGAGCGGATGTTGGCAGATGTTGGTTTGCGCTATTTTCTAATTGATGGACATGGTATCCTTTACGCCCGTCCCCGCCCTCGCTTTGGTACCTATGCCCCTATTTTTACAGAAACTGGTGTGGCTGCCTTTGGACGTGACCATGAATCTTCTCAACAGGTGTGGTCTTCTGAAGTAGGCTATCCTGGTGCGCCAGAATACCGAGAATTCTACAAAGATTTGGGTTGGGAAGCTGAATACGAATACATCAAGCCCTACATTATGCCCAATGGTCAACGAAAAAATACGGGCATTAAATATCATAAAATAACTGGTCGTGGTTTAGGTTTAGCAGACAAAGCCCTCTACGATCCCTATTGGGCAAGGGAGAAAGCTGCCGAACACGCAGGTAATTTTATGTATAACCGTGAGCAGCAAGTAGGACATCTCTACGGTATTATGCAGCGTCCGCCAATTGTAGTTTCCCCCTATGATGCGGAATTATTTGGACATTGGTGGTATGAAGGGCCTTGGTTTATTGATTATTTGTTCCGCAAGTCATGGTACGACCAACAAACGTATCAAATGACTCACTTAGCAGATTATTTGCGCGCCCAACCGCATCAGCAAGTTTGCCGTCCATCTCAATCAAGCTGGGGTTTTAAGGGTTTCCATGAGTATTGGTTGAATGAAACCAATGCGTGGATTTACCCTCATTTACATAAAGCTGCTGAACGTATGATTGAACTCTCTAAAAGAGAAGCAGCAGACGAACTGGAATGGAAAGCACTTAACCAAGCCGCAAGAGAGTTACTTTTAGCACAATCTTCTGACTGGGCATTTATTATGCGGACAGGCACGATGGTTCCTTATGCTGTAAGAAGGACGCGATCGCACCTCATGCGGTTTAACAAACTCTACGAAGATATCAATATCGGCAAAATTGATAGTGGTTGGTTAGAAAAAGTTGAGTTAATGGATAATATATTCCCTAGTATCAACTATCGCGTCTATCGTCCGTTGTAA
- the rsgA gene encoding small ribosomal subunit biogenesis GTPase RsgA: MTEEALRDSFRLLGTVLAVQANYYRVQLDLGGEDRDKEEKEDKEDKKLFSPFSPPSPLLLCTRRTRLKKIGQQVMVGDRVVVEEPDWTGQRGAIADVLPRKNQLDRPAIANVNQILLVFAVADPPLEPYQLSRFLVKAESTGLDVVLCLNKSDLITTQQQAEIHQRLSNWGYQPIFISVYKSINIDELANLLKDNITVLAGPSGVGKSSLINTLIPTINLRVGEISGKLARGRHTTRHVELFDLPSGGLLADTPGFNQPDLDCTPEELATYFPEARQRLAVAKCRFSNCLHRDEPDCAVQGDWERYQHYLEFLEEVIARQSQLNQQADPESTVKVKTKGKGKHKYEPKLESKKYRQKSRRTQLQELQELYRESEQ; encoded by the coding sequence ATGACAGAGGAAGCGTTACGAGATTCTTTTAGGTTGTTGGGTACGGTATTAGCCGTGCAGGCTAATTATTATCGAGTACAACTGGATTTAGGAGGCGAGGACAGGGACAAGGAGGAAAAGGAAGACAAGGAAGATAAAAAGCTATTTTCTCCCTTTTCTCCGCCTTCTCCACTCCTATTATGTACTCGTAGAACGCGCTTAAAAAAAATTGGTCAGCAGGTAATGGTAGGCGATCGCGTCGTAGTAGAAGAACCAGATTGGACTGGTCAAAGAGGCGCGATCGCTGATGTTTTACCCCGAAAAAATCAATTGGATCGTCCAGCGATCGCCAATGTCAATCAAATTCTTTTGGTGTTTGCTGTTGCTGATCCACCTCTAGAACCCTATCAACTCAGCCGCTTTCTAGTAAAAGCTGAGTCTACAGGTTTAGATGTAGTTTTATGTCTAAATAAAAGTGACTTAATTACAACCCAACAGCAGGCGGAAATACATCAACGTCTAAGCAATTGGGGTTATCAGCCAATATTTATCAGTGTATATAAAAGTATAAATATTGACGAGCTAGCAAACCTACTCAAAGACAATATCACTGTTCTTGCTGGCCCTTCAGGTGTGGGAAAGTCCAGTTTAATCAATACTTTGATTCCTACCATTAACCTACGAGTAGGTGAAATTTCTGGTAAACTTGCTCGTGGTCGTCACACTACTCGCCATGTAGAGTTGTTTGATTTGCCGAGTGGGGGTTTGTTAGCAGATACGCCTGGTTTTAATCAACCTGACTTGGATTGTACACCAGAAGAATTAGCTACTTATTTTCCAGAAGCTAGGCAGCGATTAGCTGTTGCTAAATGTCGATTTAGTAATTGTCTGCATCGAGACGAACCTGATTGTGCAGTACAAGGAGATTGGGAGCGTTATCAGCATTATTTAGAGTTTTTAGAAGAAGTGATCGCCCGTCAATCTCAACTTAATCAGCAAGCCGATCCAGAATCTACAGTGAAGGTAAAAACAAAAGGTAAAGGTAAGCACAAGTACGAACCGAAGTTAGAAAGTAAAAAATATCGCCAGAAATCTCGACGAACACAGTTACAAGAGTTGCAAGAGTTGTATCGAGAGAGTGAACAATAG
- the dnaJ gene encoding molecular chaperone DnaJ: protein MARDYYEILGVSRDADKEEIKHAYRRLARKYHPDVNKEPGAEERFKEINRAYEILSEPETRARYDRFGEAGVSAGAGVGYQDVDMGGFADIFESIFSGFAGGMGTQAQRRRSGPVRGDDLRLDLKLDFREAVFGGEKEIRISHLETCEVCSGSGAKPGTRPRTCSTCSGSGQVRRVTRTPFGSFTQVSTCPTCNGTGTVIEDKCDACDGKGANQVTKKLKITIPAGVDNGTRLRISQEGDAGQRGGPPGDLYVYLFVNEDQEFQRDGINIISEIKISYLQAILGSRLEVNTVDGPVELTIPPGTQPNTVMKLENRGVPRLGNPVSRGDHMITVLIDIPTKITPEERELLEKLAKIRGDRTGKGGIEGFLGNIFHPR from the coding sequence ATGGCCCGCGACTATTACGAAATTCTGGGTGTCTCTCGTGACGCCGATAAAGAAGAAATCAAACATGCCTATCGCCGCTTAGCCCGGAAGTATCACCCAGATGTGAACAAGGAACCGGGAGCCGAAGAGCGCTTTAAGGAAATTAACCGCGCCTATGAGATACTCTCAGAACCCGAAACTCGCGCTCGTTATGACCGCTTCGGTGAAGCTGGAGTTTCTGCTGGAGCCGGCGTAGGCTACCAAGATGTTGATATGGGTGGTTTTGCCGATATCTTTGAAAGCATCTTCAGTGGCTTTGCCGGTGGTATGGGCACTCAAGCACAAAGACGACGCAGTGGTCCAGTTAGGGGTGATGACCTACGGCTAGACCTGAAGTTAGACTTTCGAGAAGCAGTATTTGGTGGTGAAAAGGAAATTCGCATTTCGCATTTAGAGACTTGCGAAGTTTGTAGCGGTTCTGGTGCAAAGCCTGGTACTCGTCCTCGCACTTGTTCAACTTGCAGCGGTTCAGGTCAAGTACGCCGTGTAACGAGAACACCATTTGGTAGTTTTACTCAAGTCTCGACTTGTCCCACCTGTAATGGTACAGGTACGGTCATAGAAGACAAATGCGACGCTTGTGACGGTAAGGGGGCAAATCAAGTTACAAAGAAACTCAAAATTACCATTCCTGCTGGGGTAGATAACGGAACACGCTTGCGGATATCTCAAGAAGGAGACGCAGGTCAACGTGGAGGCCCGCCTGGAGATTTGTACGTCTACTTGTTTGTCAATGAAGACCAAGAATTCCAACGGGATGGCATTAATATTATTTCAGAAATAAAAATTAGCTATCTCCAAGCTATTTTGGGTTCTCGCTTAGAAGTGAATACAGTAGATGGGCCTGTAGAACTGACTATTCCACCAGGAACCCAGCCAAATACGGTAATGAAGTTAGAAAATCGTGGTGTGCCACGTCTGGGGAACCCAGTGAGTCGAGGCGACCACATGATTACAGTATTGATAGATATTCCCACCAAGATAACTCCAGAGGAACGAGAATTGTTAGAAAAGCTAGCTAAAATTAGAGGAGACCGCACTGGTAAAGGTGGTATAGAAGGTTTTCTGGGTAATATATTTCATCCACGATGA
- a CDS encoding RNA polymerase sigma factor SigF — MPTTLTHELKHEILQLLREYQQSRSANVRNQLVKLNFGLVRKEAHYWINQCHESYEDLLQVGCLGLIRAIERFEISKGHAFSSFAIPYIRGEIQHYLRDKGVTVRIPRRYLALQQQAIGVSRSLREKYNRQPTDAELAAALEISIQEWQEIKLAWMNRAPLSLDVPVQDGEEGATCLGELVVDHRYRSFQLAQEDQIRLQQALFQLEKRTREVLEFVFLHDLTQKQVAEQLGISVVTVSRRVKKGLDLLKQSMSLAED, encoded by the coding sequence ATGCCAACTACACTCACCCATGAACTGAAGCATGAAATTTTACAGCTGCTACGAGAATATCAGCAATCTCGCTCAGCAAATGTTCGCAATCAATTGGTGAAACTCAATTTTGGGCTGGTGAGAAAAGAAGCTCACTATTGGATCAACCAGTGCCATGAAAGTTATGAAGACTTACTCCAGGTGGGCTGTCTGGGTTTAATTCGAGCAATAGAAAGATTTGAAATTTCCAAAGGTCATGCCTTCAGTTCTTTTGCTATTCCCTACATTCGGGGCGAAATTCAACATTATCTTAGAGATAAAGGTGTGACCGTACGAATTCCCCGACGCTACTTAGCACTGCAACAGCAGGCTATAGGAGTTTCGCGTTCTTTGCGGGAAAAATACAATCGTCAACCAACCGATGCAGAATTAGCCGCAGCATTGGAAATTTCCATCCAAGAATGGCAGGAAATTAAATTGGCATGGATGAATCGCGCTCCTTTAAGCTTAGATGTACCAGTCCAAGATGGAGAAGAAGGGGCTACTTGCTTAGGAGAATTGGTTGTTGATCATCGCTATCGTAGTTTTCAACTGGCACAAGAAGATCAAATTCGTTTGCAACAAGCGCTGTTCCAGCTTGAGAAACGTACCCGCGAAGTCTTAGAATTTGTGTTTTTACACGATTTAACACAAAAACAAGTAGCAGAACAGCTAGGTATCAGTGTTGTCACTGTTTCTCGCAGAGTTAAAAAAGGGCTGGATTTGTTGAAACAGTCAATGAGTTTAGCAGAAGATTAA
- the grpE gene encoding nucleotide exchange factor GrpE: MDEDKQINNTSQQLGEPTEVKQAMNSDSPVPMDANEPGSEVTEQVADATSVPENTVIPSQENGVAATQTVDTAALAQMSQQIESLKAQLEERSSQYMRIAADFENYRKRTIKEKEDLEAQAKRNAITELLPVVDNFERARSQIKPQTDGEMAIHKSYQGVYKLLVDCLKRLGVSPMRPEGQPFDPNLHEAVMREPTDEYPEGTVLEELVRGYYLGERVLRHAMVKVAAPKEDTPSSEENQSPPANS; this comes from the coding sequence ATGGACGAAGATAAACAAATAAACAACACGAGTCAGCAATTGGGTGAACCAACAGAGGTCAAACAAGCAATGAACAGTGACTCCCCAGTTCCAATGGATGCCAATGAACCTGGCAGCGAGGTGACAGAGCAAGTGGCAGACGCTACTAGCGTACCTGAAAACACAGTTATACCCAGTCAAGAAAACGGGGTTGCTGCTACTCAGACAGTTGATACAGCTGCTTTAGCACAGATGAGTCAACAAATCGAGTCTCTCAAGGCTCAGTTAGAAGAACGTAGCAGCCAATATATGCGAATTGCGGCAGATTTTGAGAATTACCGCAAACGCACTATTAAAGAAAAAGAGGATCTAGAGGCGCAGGCAAAGCGGAATGCTATTACTGAATTGCTACCGGTAGTTGATAATTTCGAGCGGGCGCGATCGCAAATCAAACCCCAAACCGATGGGGAAATGGCAATTCATAAAAGTTATCAAGGAGTTTACAAATTACTAGTAGATTGCCTGAAGCGCTTAGGTGTATCACCAATGCGTCCCGAAGGTCAACCATTCGATCCCAACCTACACGAAGCAGTAATGCGGGAACCTACGGATGAATATCCTGAAGGAACAGTGTTAGAAGAGTTAGTACGCGGATATTACTTGGGCGAGCGCGTGCTACGCCATGCAATGGTTAAAGTGGCTGCTCCTAAAGAAGATACGCCATCTTCAGAGGAAAACCAGTCTCCTCCAGCAAATAGTTAA
- a CDS encoding sulfurtransferase TusA family protein, producing MSLSSVSTPDAQLDLRGTPCPINFVRTKLRLEQMQPGALLEVWLDPGEPIEQVPDSLTMAGYQVEQITDCAGYFSLLVRRPVSTS from the coding sequence ATGAGTCTATCTTCTGTTTCAACTCCTGATGCTCAACTTGACTTGCGTGGCACTCCTTGCCCGATTAATTTTGTGCGTACAAAGCTCCGTTTAGAACAAATGCAACCCGGAGCTTTATTAGAAGTCTGGCTAGACCCTGGTGAGCCAATTGAGCAAGTCCCTGATAGTCTGACAATGGCTGGTTATCAGGTAGAGCAAATTACAGACTGCGCTGGCTATTTTTCTTTGTTAGTACGCCGTCCCGTTAGCACCTCATGA
- the dnaK gene encoding molecular chaperone DnaK yields MGKVIGIDLGTTNSCVAVLEGGQPIVIANSEGGRTTPSIVGFGKGGERLVGPLAKRQAVTNAENTIYSIKRFIGRRWDDTDAERDRVPYNCVKGRDDTVDVQIRGRNYTPQEISAMILQKLKQDAENFLGEPVTKAVITVPAYFTDAQRQATKDSGTIAGLEVLRIINEPTAAALAFGLDKQDQEQLILVFDLGGGTFDVSILQLGDGVFEVKATSGNNHLGGDDFDNCIVRWMIDIFLQQVKIDLSQDKMALQRLREAAEKAKIELSTMVSTSINLPFITANETGPKHLEMELTRAKFEELTGHLIEATIEPMVQALKDADLKPQAIDRIILVGGSTRIPAVQNALIKFFNGKTPDRSINPDEAVALGAAIQAGVLGGEVDNLLLLDVTPLSLGIETLGEVFTKIIERNTTIPTSKSQVFSTAVDGQTSVEIHVLQGERAMAKDNKSLGKFLLTGIPPAPRGVPQIEVSFEIDVNGIMKVSAQDKGTGREQSIRITNTGGLSSNEVERMRQEAEMFAEEDRRRIELAALKNQADNLFYSYESTIKDNGNLIGEQMKGLADEKLAYLKAAISESSISVAEFKQRLEDFQQTLFNIGAEVYNRVNDGQEDDVPSYAHSSPTPEQSESLHGTLTPQFNFDFEEENTLHADYETID; encoded by the coding sequence ATGGGAAAAGTTATTGGGATCGACTTAGGCACTACCAACAGTTGCGTCGCAGTTTTGGAAGGTGGTCAACCAATTGTTATTGCCAATTCAGAAGGTGGACGAACCACTCCTAGTATCGTGGGTTTCGGCAAGGGTGGTGAGCGCTTAGTTGGTCCACTGGCAAAGCGCCAAGCCGTCACGAATGCCGAAAACACAATCTACAGTATCAAACGATTTATCGGTCGTCGCTGGGATGACACAGATGCAGAACGCGATCGCGTACCTTATAACTGTGTTAAAGGTCGAGATGATACTGTTGATGTTCAAATTCGTGGACGAAACTACACACCACAAGAAATATCCGCAATGATCCTACAAAAGCTCAAACAGGATGCGGAAAACTTTTTGGGTGAACCGGTAACAAAAGCAGTCATTACCGTACCTGCTTATTTTACAGATGCTCAAAGACAAGCAACCAAAGACTCTGGAACCATTGCTGGACTTGAAGTCTTGCGGATCATTAACGAACCAACCGCAGCCGCTTTAGCTTTTGGTTTAGATAAGCAAGACCAAGAACAGCTAATTCTAGTGTTTGACTTGGGAGGTGGTACTTTCGATGTATCCATCCTGCAATTAGGGGATGGTGTGTTTGAAGTTAAAGCAACTAGTGGTAACAACCACTTGGGTGGAGACGATTTTGACAACTGTATTGTCCGTTGGATGATAGATATATTTTTACAGCAAGTTAAAATTGACCTTTCCCAAGACAAAATGGCTCTGCAACGCTTGCGGGAAGCAGCAGAAAAGGCAAAAATTGAACTTTCAACTATGGTAAGTACTTCGATTAACTTGCCATTTATTACTGCCAATGAAACAGGACCAAAACATCTAGAAATGGAACTCACCCGTGCCAAATTTGAAGAATTGACGGGTCATTTAATAGAAGCCACTATAGAACCGATGGTTCAGGCACTCAAAGACGCAGACCTGAAACCACAAGCCATTGATCGGATTATTTTGGTAGGCGGTTCTACTCGTATCCCTGCTGTACAAAATGCCTTAATTAAATTTTTTAACGGCAAAACACCTGATCGTTCTATTAACCCAGATGAAGCAGTAGCACTCGGAGCTGCTATCCAAGCTGGGGTACTAGGTGGCGAAGTTGACAATCTCCTGTTATTAGATGTTACACCTCTGTCACTGGGAATTGAAACTCTAGGAGAAGTATTCACCAAAATCATCGAACGTAACACTACAATTCCTACAAGTAAATCCCAAGTTTTTTCCACAGCTGTTGATGGACAAACCTCAGTGGAAATTCATGTCCTCCAAGGTGAACGGGCGATGGCAAAAGATAATAAAAGCTTGGGTAAATTTTTACTCACAGGAATTCCCCCAGCGCCTCGTGGTGTACCACAAATTGAAGTAAGTTTTGAGATTGATGTCAACGGAATCATGAAAGTCTCTGCTCAAGACAAAGGTACAGGCAGAGAACAGAGTATTCGCATAACTAACACAGGTGGCTTAAGCAGCAACGAAGTTGAACGAATGCGGCAAGAAGCTGAAATGTTTGCCGAAGAAGACAGAAGACGTATAGAACTAGCAGCATTGAAAAACCAAGCGGACAATTTGTTCTACAGTTACGAATCGACAATTAAAGATAATGGCAACTTGATCGGCGAACAGATGAAAGGTTTGGCAGATGAAAAACTTGCCTATCTGAAAGCAGCTATTTCTGAATCCAGCATTTCGGTTGCAGAATTCAAACAGCGCTTAGAAGACTTCCAGCAAACTCTATTTAACATAGGTGCTGAAGTTTACAACCGTGTTAACGATGGTCAAGAAGATGATGTTCCTTCCTATGCACATAGTTCCCCTACACCGGAACAATCTGAGTCATTGCATGGCACACTGACACCACAATTTAACTTTGATTTTGAAGAGGAAAATACTCTACATGCTGATTATGAGACTATAGATTAA
- a CDS encoding pyridoxamine 5'-phosphate oxidase family protein: MTQSHETSSENLKKLRDLIKDIEYAMLTTLNEEGELHSRPMATNREVEFDGDVWFFTYASSYKVFEIHRNHQVNVSYAAPDKQRYVSLSGTAELVRDRQKLEELWKPQLQAWFPKGIDEPDIALIKVSVKKAEYWDSPSSLVANTISLVKGAVTGKPADVSEHEKLELK, encoded by the coding sequence ATGACTCAGTCTCATGAAACAAGTAGTGAAAATTTAAAAAAACTCCGAGATTTGATTAAAGATATCGAATACGCTATGTTAACAACTTTAAACGAAGAAGGTGAATTACATAGCCGTCCGATGGCTACAAATCGAGAAGTTGAGTTTGATGGTGATGTCTGGTTTTTCACTTATGCCAGTTCTTATAAAGTATTTGAAATTCATCGCAATCATCAAGTTAATGTCAGTTATGCTGCACCAGACAAACAACGTTATGTCTCTTTATCTGGTACAGCTGAATTGGTACGCGATCGCCAAAAACTAGAGGAATTATGGAAACCACAACTTCAGGCTTGGTTTCCCAAAGGAATAGACGAACCTGATATCGCCTTAATCAAAGTTAGTGTCAAAAAAGCTGAATATTGGGATTCTCCATCAAGTCTAGTAGCAAACACCATTAGCTTGGTGAAGGGTGCTGTTACTGGTAAACCAGCTGATGTTTCTGAGCATGAAAAGCTGGAATTGAAGTAA